The genomic DNA GCCCAGACCACCAACAGCGTGCTGGCTGTGCGGCCCGACCTCAACGCCGCCATGTTTGACGGCCTGGACTGCATGAAGGCGCACACCTTCGCGCCTGCAGGCGTGACCCTGGGCAGCAACGCCACCTATCCCACCTATCCGGACGCCCCAGACGCGGTCACAGGCTGCGTGCTCTCGCCGACCTCGGCGCGCAGCGTCGTGGCCACCGTCACTGTTGGCGGTCAAACCTTCCGCGAGGGCCAATGAAGGCTGGCGGCATGACCCTGACCGAACTGCTCGTCACCGTGACGATGGTTGGCCTGCTGACCGGCAGCGTCCTTCTGATGATGAATTCCCAAAACGACAGCACCGCCCTGACCTTCGATCTGCAGCTGAAAAATCTGATGCAGACCATGCCGTCTGCAGCCCGGGCCCAGGGCGCTGCTATTACCCTCAGTGCCGATCAGCAGACTGCCCGGCTCTCAACCGGCCGCACCCTGACCATCCCCACCGGTCTCGCCCTGACCAGCAACCTGCAGGCCACGCCCGGCGGCGTCAGCGGCGCCGTGATCCGGCAGGCGGGCACCAACTGCACCCGCTTCACCCTCACCCTTTACGGGACCGTGACGGAGACCGCATGCTAACGCCACAGACCGCAGCCCCCATCACCCCGGCCCCAGAACAACAGGGGCGCCTGACGGACGGCTTCTCGATGGTCGAAGTCCTGGTGGCGGGGGTTATTCTCATCCTCCTGCTGGGCACCTACGCGCAGCTGAGTGTGCAGGCCGAACGCAACAACACGGCCCTGAGTGCAGGCACGCTGGCCGCCGACAGCGCCGCTCTGATCAGCCAGGAGATCACGCGCGGCAACCCGGTCATGACGCCCGACACCGGCCACTCCGTGCACTTGGCCCCCAACCTTATCGCCTCCTTAAGTTCCGGGCCGACGCTCCGGAGCCAGATCGCGGCCGCCGAATTGCAGGCCACCGTCACCGGCCTGGGCGGCAATCCCCCCACCTACCGCGTCACGGTGTTGACGTCCAGCACTCCCTTTCACGTGACCGTGGTTGGTCCAGGAGGATCCGAATGAACGCGCCCCCCCCGCCCGTGACCCGTCAGGGCCTCACCCTCGTTGAACTGCTGGTGGGCCTGGTGCTGCTTGGCCTGCTGGCCGCCCTGACGACCATGGCCTTTCCCAATATGAACCGCACCGGCAGCAACGCCGCTCGGGGCACGGCCGCCGCCCTGACCGTCGAGCAGGTGACGGGCGCCCTGGCGGACGACTTCGCGGCCCAGGGCACGTTCCGGGAGTTTCTGGTGGCCGATCAGACCACCTTCTCCGGCATCTTCACGACAGGCGCCGGCGTTCCCGTGCAGGCACAAAGCGACTTTGCCCAGCAGACCTCGCTGCGCGCCGCCGGCCTCCCTGTCCAGGTGGGCGACCTTCTTTACCTGGTGGGCGCCAGCGGCGAGCGCAAACTGCTGCGCGTCACTGGGCGCAGCGGCAACCAGATCGAACACGACGGCTGC from Deinococcus multiflagellatus includes the following:
- a CDS encoding prepilin-type N-terminal cleavage/methylation domain-containing protein, translated to MERGFTLVELLVVVVILALLGSIMLMTYAGSLERGRTQAARAHAQLAAQTTNSVLAVRPDLNAAMFDGLDCMKAHTFAPAGVTLGSNATYPTYPDAPDAVTGCVLSPTSARSVVATVTVGGQTFREGQ
- a CDS encoding type IV pilus modification PilV family protein gives rise to the protein MLTPQTAAPITPAPEQQGRLTDGFSMVEVLVAGVILILLLGTYAQLSVQAERNNTALSAGTLAADSAALISQEITRGNPVMTPDTGHSVHLAPNLIASLSSGPTLRSQIAAAELQATVTGLGGNPPTYRVTVLTSSTPFHVTVVGPGGSE